One Ignavibacteria bacterium DNA segment encodes these proteins:
- a CDS encoding Clp protease N-terminal domain-containing protein — MPINFNKLTTKSQEALQKAQDIAVNNSNQIIEPAHLFSAMLSENESILNSIIIKLSVDKEQLINRTDELINAMPKVSGSVSEQLSISRELNSVLEKAFSEASDMKDDYVSVEHLLIGLIETKGNVSIILKSFNLTKKSILNILKNVRGSQRVTSQNPEDTFQALERYGKNLNQLAAKGKLDPVIGRDEEIRRVLQVLSRRTKNNPVLIGEPGVGKTAIAEGIAIRIVQGDIPDGLRDKHIVALDMGALIAGAQYRGQFEDRLKSVLKEVQSSDGKVILFIDELHTVIGAGASSGSMDASNLLKPALARGDLRCIGATTLDEYRKYIEKDSALERRFQPVLVSEPNVEDTVSILRGLKEKYEIHHGVRITDGAIVAAAQLSDRYISDRFLPDKAIDLIDEAASKLRIEIDSMPEELDNIERRIKQLEIEREALKREL; from the coding sequence ATGCCGATAAACTTTAATAAACTTACAACAAAATCTCAGGAAGCTTTACAAAAAGCTCAGGATATTGCCGTAAATAATTCTAATCAAATAATCGAGCCGGCACATCTTTTTTCTGCAATGCTAAGCGAAAATGAAAGTATATTAAATTCTATAATCATTAAACTTTCCGTTGACAAGGAGCAGCTTATAAACCGTACGGATGAACTCATTAACGCTATGCCAAAAGTTTCCGGAAGCGTATCTGAACAGCTTTCTATCTCTCGGGAATTAAATAGTGTTCTCGAGAAAGCTTTTTCCGAAGCCTCAGATATGAAAGATGATTATGTCTCTGTAGAACATCTGCTTATCGGTCTAATTGAAACAAAAGGTAATGTGTCTATTATTTTAAAATCTTTTAATCTCACAAAGAAAAGCATTTTAAATATTCTAAAAAATGTAAGAGGTTCCCAGCGTGTAACATCCCAAAATCCTGAAGATACTTTTCAGGCTCTCGAACGTTATGGTAAAAACTTAAACCAGCTTGCAGCTAAAGGTAAACTCGACCCTGTTATAGGAAGGGATGAAGAAATTAGAAGAGTACTTCAGGTTTTATCGCGCCGTACAAAAAACAATCCCGTTCTTATCGGTGAACCGGGTGTCGGCAAAACAGCAATAGCCGAAGGCATTGCAATCAGAATCGTCCAGGGCGATATTCCGGATGGTCTCAGAGATAAACATATTGTTGCCCTTGATATGGGAGCTCTTATCGCTGGTGCTCAATACCGTGGTCAGTTTGAAGATAGACTGAAATCAGTTTTAAAAGAAGTCCAGAGCTCTGACGGTAAGGTTATTCTGTTCATCGATGAACTCCATACTGTTATAGGTGCTGGTGCGTCCTCAGGCTCAATGGATGCATCAAACCTTTTAAAACCCGCACTCGCAAGAGGAGACTTACGCTGTATCGGTGCAACAACCCTCGATGAATACAGAAAGTACATCGAAAAAGACTCCGCTCTCGAACGCCGCTTTCAACCTGTTCTCGTCTCAGAACCTAACGTTGAAGATACTGTCTCTATTCTTCGCGGACTTAAAGAAAAGTATGAAATCCATCACGGCGTTAGAATAACTGATGGGGCAATAGTTGCTGCCGCACAACTTTCTGATAGATATATTTCTGACAGGTTCTTACCCGATAAAGCAATCGACCTTATCGATGAAGCAGCATCAAAGCTTAGAATAGAAATCGATTCTATGCCAGAAGAGCTCGATAACATTGAGCGTCGTATTAAACAGCTCGAAATCGAACGCGAAGCTTTAAAACGAGAGTTGTAA
- a CDS encoding glycosyltransferase family 2 protein, with protein sequence MISVNIICKDEEKNVEDCLKSVLWADEIIVVDGESKDKTAVIASKYTKNVYVNKWEGFAKQRQFALSKSTKEWVLVLDADERCSNELREEILSIINNRDNKYNGYKLPRKNFFLTIWIKHGGWYPGYQKRFFRRERTSISERLVHEGYEIDGEVGVLKGDILHYTVQSISEFMAKVNQYSTLQAEEKIGREKTGYTDMILRPLRRFINIYFIRGGFRDGIPGLMVANFDLITTLLTYMKIWESQNKNGSK encoded by the coding sequence TTGATTTCAGTAAATATAATCTGCAAGGATGAGGAAAAGAATGTCGAAGACTGCCTAAAGAGTGTTTTATGGGCGGATGAGATAATAGTTGTTGACGGAGAAAGCAAGGACAAAACTGCAGTAATTGCCAGTAAATACACGAAGAACGTATATGTTAATAAATGGGAGGGATTTGCGAAACAAAGACAGTTTGCACTTTCTAAATCAACGAAGGAATGGGTATTAGTGCTTGACGCGGATGAACGATGCTCTAATGAATTAAGAGAAGAGATACTTTCAATTATAAATAACAGAGACAATAAATATAATGGTTATAAGTTACCGCGTAAGAACTTCTTTCTCACAATATGGATAAAACATGGAGGTTGGTATCCAGGTTATCAGAAAAGATTTTTCAGAAGAGAAAGAACAAGTATTTCAGAAAGACTTGTTCATGAAGGTTACGAAATAGACGGTGAAGTGGGTGTACTAAAAGGTGATATATTGCATTACACAGTACAATCGATATCCGAATTTATGGCAAAGGTAAATCAATACTCAACACTTCAAGCTGAAGAAAAAATTGGCAGGGAAAAAACAGGTTATACGGATATGATTTTAAGACCACTGCGGAGATTTATTAATATATATTTTATACGCGGAGGGTTCAGGGATGGGATTCCCGGGCTAATGGTAGCAAATTTTGACCTGATAACTACTTTGCTA